Within Mytilus edulis chromosome 10, xbMytEdul2.2, whole genome shotgun sequence, the genomic segment AAACAAACAACAGATGAAACTTTTAGTAAATGAGGACATAATATGTAAAAGTGTATATTCACTAGAAATTTTTATCAATGAGTTTGAGTCTTAAAAATTAGGAATCTGATGAGATTTTGCCCAGTTACAATGTTGGCGTGGAGTATGTGCTCACAAAGGTTCGTTGATTTTCATAAATCATTGATGCTGTAAAGTTTAGTGATACCGGTAGTAAGATTATAAGACTGTTATCTTTAATACTTTCAATTTACAATTcagtctctttgactcattctccatttccattctcaattttattattcaaattaagcAGAACAGAAATAATATTGCTCCCATCACTTAATGCATTATGCATTTACCATCATCTGAGGCATTCTGAgtcacaaataagaaaaatacaaagttgaattaatactttattgttttttaaattatctttGGTAATAACTTACTCCTTGATGTTTCAGAGCAAATTAGTAAGCAGTTGGATGAGTGGCAGAAGAATGCTGATAACTTTGTTGAAACCAGAGCTGCGAAATATGTGTTGAAAGGTATCAAGGAAAACAGTTGTCTCACTATTACAGCTAGTTCTGGTGTTGGAAAGACATCCATTTTACGTCATGTGGcgttaaaaatgaaagaaaaagaagGGTATGATGTACTACCAGTTACTTATCCAAATGATATTATCCAGTTTAATAATCCAAATCAGAAAACACTGTTTGTAATTGATGACTTTTGTGGGACTTATTCCATAAACCAGTCCGACCTTGACAATTGGGAATCAGTTATGGAACAAATAAAGATgttgattgaaaacaaattaacaaaaattattGTCGCGTGTCGATTACAAGTGTACCAGGACGAAAAGTTTGAACCTTTATCCATTTTCAGGACATCTGTTTGTAACCTAAGGACAAAAGATTTGTGTTTATCAGAGACAGAGAAAACGTCAATAGCAGAAATATATCTGAAAACAAAATCATCAGAGATTATTCAGTACTGTAATTTATATGATTTCTTTCCACTTCTCTGTAAATTGTAAAATGAAAGTCCCAAGGTCAATATAACAGAATTCTTCAAAAATCCATTTTCGGTATACGAAACTGAAATTAACAAGCTTAATAAAAAAGGTCATTATAGAAAATACTGTGCAATGGCTTTGTGTGTTATGTTTAACAACAACTTAAAGGAGGAAATGTTTTCAGAAGAGATAAATGTAGAAACAAGAAAGATCATTAAGGAAACATGTGAGGCATGCAGATTGGACAGAGGCACATCACGACTTGTTCTACTTGATGAACTAAACTCACTTGAACACACTTTTATAAAGAAAGAACAtggtatatttaaaacaaaacatgataAGTTATTTGACTTTCTTGCATACTATTTTGGACAAAAAATGATCCAGTGTATAATCAGAAATGCACATTCTGTTTTCATTATGCAGAGACTTTTACTAGAAAGGAAAGATTACATGGATCAGTTTATTACTATTGTACCACAGAAATACCATCAGATGTATATGCAGAGAATGATTGATGACTGGTCAATTGGTAAAGTAAAATGTGTGTTCAGGAATATAAACTTGAAGATACAAGAGTTCAGACACAAATTCCTATGttatctaaaaaaatgtaaaaaatcacTTCAGAGGCAATTAGCGCTGAAAATAGATGTAAATACTAAAGATACTGCACTGATACTATGTTCTTTGTATGCTGATATTCCTTTTATTCATTGGTGTATTAACCATGGTGTTTGTGTTAACCTGTGTAACTGTAGAGGTGCGAGTCCTTTGTATGCAGCTACAATTAATGGTCATAAAGAAATAGTAAAGTTATTACTGGAcaacaaggcagacattaataagtgtaaagATAATGGAGTATCTCCTTTGTTTGCTGTTTGTCAGAATAATCATATAGAGATAGTAAAGATATTACTGGAcaacaaggcagacattaataagtgtaaagATGATGGAGTATCTCCTTTCTTTATTGCTTGTCATAACAATCATATAGAGATAGTAAAGATATTACTGGACAACAAGGCAAACATTAATAAGTGTACAGATACTGGAGTATCTCCTTTGTATATTGCTTGTCGGAATAATCATATAGAGACAGTAAAGATATTATTGGAcaacaaggcagacattaataagtgtgatGCTAATGGAGCATCTCCTTTGCATTTTGCTTGTCGGAATAATCATATAGAGATAGTAAAGATATTACTGGACAACAAGGCAGACATTGATAAGTCTACAGATAATGAGGGAGTATCTCCTTTGCATGTTGCTTGTCATAACAATCATATAGAGACAGTAAAGGTATTACTGGACcacaaggcagacattaataagtgttttGCTAATGGAGTATCTCCTTTGTATATTGCTTGTCATAATAATCATATAGAGACAGTAAAGTTATTACTGGATAACAatgcagacattaataagtgtacagATGATGGAGAATCTCCCTTATTTGTTGCTTGTGCGGAAAATCATATAGAGATAGTAAAGGTATTACTGGACAACAATGCAAACATTAATAAGTGCACAAATAATGGTATCTCACCCAAACAAATTGCCAGTGATAAAGGATATAATGGCATACTTGCTGTCATTAACACAAATATTCAAAAAGAGGAGGTtatatatcaaagaaaataaaacgaatatcaaaatataaattgtgatttggcAATTAAAGATTTCAGAAAGGAAATTTTGTCTACAAATAGAATTGTAATGATGACTGAGTGCTttattcaaatcaaattttttttttaatttgttattttttgttcaatcattgtATGAGAGTTTGTTTTTTTGTAGTGAAATTTATTCATGTTTTTGATTTGAAAACATATTCTTTGAtatgaaataatttgtttacgaccgaaaaaaaaattttgggatcgtataatggtatgatgtgaTCGTCTTCTGCGTCGTCCGAAAACATATTGGTTTCTGgccaataactttagtttaagtaaatagatctttatgaaattttttcagaaggttcaataccacaaaaaaaaggttgggattgattttttggATGATGGTCCTAACCGTTTAAGAATAAGGGACCCAAAAGgtgccaaaaacaagcattttttagctcacctaagGATAAAAacttgtgtattagtatttcaattgctctgaaattgtaccacaatgtttaaaaccacaagttgaaggtttggattgattaaAGGGGTTATGGGTCCaaattttaggaattaagggccaaaaaggggccaataACAAGCTTTTAccagtttcaagacaataacttgtgtgttattgtatggatctctctaaaactaaaccacaatgttccatataacaaaggggaggctgggaataggttttggattaattgcccaaaatatgtaggaattaggagccaaaaaagggccaaaagattctagtttccaaacaataacttgtgtttaagtgtgtGGATCTCTCAGAAGAGAGTACTACAAGATTCCATACTTCAAAGGAACAGTTATTGTTTAAAGGGAGAGTTTCAATAtgttgagggggggggggggggggggattttgttaacaatttttttcaggGATTCTAGGGGGAttccttttttcaaaaaatgttcgaattttgaaaagtttcaagaagaaatcttcatttgcacagtattgtgcaatagatttgctagatctttgactacatttattttgtgacaaaaacctttattatgtcaaaaattttaccacaatccaaattcaggcattatcaagctttaatattatgACCAAAGTTGCctcaaccgttcagggttcgaacaCTTCGGTAGTATAAAGCTGCGTCCTGTGGAGGACCTggttgtacttttttttatgtaggATCTCATTAAAAAGTTAACTTTTGATTAAAAAACAATggttaacaaatgataaaaaaaagtttggatGAGATTATTTCATGAGATATATTTATATCCCTgtattgatattgaaaaatgtataCTTTAATATATCTGCAATGCCCATAATTTGAagggaaaaaaaatttgtttccaTACTTGGTTTAAACGAAGACCAACAgacatttgaatttatttttaacatgccattacatgtattatgatgaTAAAATCAGTCGCTTCAAACTAAATATTTATTAGTAAATACAATCTAAAGTTTTAGTCttttttcctgttttcaaaaAACACTTACCTCATGGAGTAGTCAAAACTTTTCATACTGTATGAAAACCAGTGACAACTTTCAAGCCGATAACAATTGGTTATCTATTAGGGTAGTATCATTAATTTGTGTCATTAGAAAATTAAGCCATGCAAACTAAACGTtgtcatattgatttaaaataactgtcaatataaacaatagttagaaataaaatgatataaatatgaTCATTGTGTAAAATACATGAAAGAAATGAACTGCCAATCGTGTCAACTGTAATATCAATGACATATTTGTCTAAGATGaagtaacaaaacaattatttatgttatttaaatAGATTGACATTCttttatataacttaactgtGTATCAGTAGTATTCCTAATCAATATGGGAGATTGATGAGTGATAAGCCATCATCAATATATCATATCTGGATATGAACTTAGTACATGTTTCTTCTGTTGACTTTTACACTATGTCATTTCTGTTTCATATgagtacaaaataaacaaaagaaagtcAGAAGTCTTCACAATAAGTACCCATTAGAATACTGATTGTCTATCAAACTCAACAAAACTAATGTCGAGCGTTTTGATGAAgtcattgtttgtttgtttgtaattcAAATCAGTGCAggacaagaattttttttaaaaaaaagtactgtTTATTGAGTAGTTAAATTAGATCTTCATGCAGCATGGAGTAGTGTAGAGAGCAGAAAAATAGAATATTTGGATATTACTTTTGCGAAAGATGCAGTATGTGAGACAAGGGTATTAATACTAGTATCCATTGGCAGCGACAGCCTAAACTATTTATAAGCATATAATTTcggaaggtagaagacctggatgcttcatatctggtatgcagataccttatgttgagaagtttccatctgtcatatgtcaattgtcctcattttcatggttcgggGACtgcttgaaaaataaattagaGATTTTTGAGTGAATTTCTCACTTATGCGTATATacgataactatatttggtataatGGTTTCTTTCAACGTCTTCATGTCCGTCAGACAAGGTTCACCTGCCCTCCACTTCAATCAAGGTTGAAATTGCGTGATTAGGTCCgtttctcaaatactataagcagtaggtcaactatatatttggtgtatggaatgattgttataagtacatgtcagtctggcaggctTAATCTAATATGGTGGCTTTTGTTATCTCTGTAATGACGTCATTCAGTAATTATTGTAGTTCCTGGAACTAGTCATCAGATCGGTTTCtaatcacaaaaataacaaaagacaccAAATACAAGTAGTTACTGAAACTAGTCATGAGATCGGTTTCtaatcacaaaaataacaaaagacaccAAATACAAGTAGTTACTGAAACTAGTCATTAGATCGATTCTATTCACagaaataacaaaagacacataaTACAAGTAGTTACTGAAACTAGTCATTAGATCGATTCtaatcacaaaaataacaaaaacagcaTGTACCCGTAGCTACTGAAACTAGTCATCAGATAGTTTCTattcacaaaaataacaaaagacaccAAGATATATCCTTAGT encodes:
- the LOC139491999 gene encoding ankyrin-1-like encodes the protein MALCVMFNNNLKEEMFSEEINVETRKIIKETCEACRLDRGTSRLVLLDELNSLEHTFIKKEHGIFKTKHDKLFDFLAYYFGQKMIQCIIRNAHSVFIMQRLLLERKDYMDQFITIVPQKYHQMYMQRMIDDWSIGKVKCVFRNINLKIQEFRHKFLCYLKKCKKSLQRQLALKIDVNTKDTALILCSLYADIPFIHWCINHGVCVNLCNCRGASPLYAATINGHKEIVKLLLDNKADINKCKDNGVSPLFAVCQNNHIEIVKILLDNKADINKCKDDGVSPFFIACHNNHIEIVKILLDNKANINKCTDTGVSPLYIACRNNHIETVKILLDNKADINKCDANGASPLHFACRNNHIEIVKILLDNKADIDKSTDNEGVSPLHVACHNNHIETVKVLLDHKADINKCFANGVSPLYIACHNNHIETVKLLLDNNADINKCTDDGESPLFVACAENHIEIVKVLLDNNANINKCTNNGISPKQIASDKGYNGILAVINTNIQKEEVIYQRK